A genomic segment from Neodiprion lecontei isolate iyNeoLeco1 chromosome 1, iyNeoLeco1.1, whole genome shotgun sequence encodes:
- the LOC107219415 gene encoding kinesin-like protein unc-104 isoform X15, translating into MSSVKVAVRVRPFNNRELSREAQCIIDMVGNTTSIINPKAPPGTKDAIKSFNYDYSYFSMDPNDENYSSQIMVYKDIGEEMLQHAFEGYNVCIFAYGQTGAGKSYTMMGKQEEGQEGIIPQICDDLFRKISRNSSDHLKYSVEVSYMEIYCERVRDLLNPKNKGNLRVREHPLLGPYVEDLSKLAVMSYQDIHDLIDEGNKARTVAATNMNETSSRSHAVFTIFFTQQRHDSTTDLITEKVSKISLVDLAGSERADSTGAKGTRLKEGANINKSLTTLGKVISALAEIATKKKKKADFIPYRDSVLTWLLRENLGGNSKTAMIAAVSPADINYDETLSTLRYADRAKQIVCKAVVNEDANAKLIRELKEEIQKLRELLKQEGIDVQEGDEPQTMKTSKREDDIKETRQRVPSHPASAIAEEAVDQLQASEKLIAELNETWEDKLKRTESIRLQREAVFAEMGVAVKEDGMTVGVFSPKKTPHLVNLNEDPFMSECLIYYIKDGFTRIGSAEANIPQDIQLCGPHILSEHCVFENHEGIITLMPKKGALIYVNGREITEPIVLKTGSRVILGKNHVFRFNHPDQVRERREKSSPAETPGNGETVDWNFAQIELLEKQGIDLKAEMEKRLLVLEEQFRKEKEEADQLFEEQRKNYEARIDALQKQVEEQSMTMSMYSSYTPEDFNNIEEDIFESNWSEREFQLAAWAFRKWKYHQFTSLRDDLWGNAIFLKEANAISVELKKKVQFQFTLLTDTLYSPLPVDLLPAIEDEDDDERPFPRTIVAVEVQDTKNGATHYWTLDKLRQRLELMREMYHNEAELSPTSPDYNIETITGGDPFYDRFPWFRMVGRSFIYLSNLMYPVPLIHKVAIVNEKGDVKGYLRVAVQAVIEEENSEYSSGVRQSARISFEDDLFGNHRYNKRNTLLTQTLEKNQQNLLQEERVVEGSTDVKDSKEGKDDEEVGDADSGRGDSSVSSDMKEEELPDHLQAGVEFTFRVTVLQAMGISTEYADIFCQFNFLHRHDEAFSTEPVKNAGKGNPPLGFYHVQNITVTVTKSFLEYLKTQPIVFEVFGHYQQHPLHKDAKLEYSARQPPKRMLPPSIPISQPVRSPKFGSVLPSPSTSHVHAKYDVLVWFEICELAPNGEYVPSVVDHSDDLPCRGLFLLHQGIQRRIRITIVHEHASELRWKDVRELVVGRIRNTPEPEEEDNDSSVLSLGLFPGEYLEIPGDDRCMFRFEAAWDSSLHNSALLNRVTSYGEQIFMTISAYLELENCGRPAIITKDLSMIIYGRDARVGPRSLKHLFSGHYRNQEANRLSGVYELVLRRASEAGVQRRQRRVLDTSSTYVRGEENLHGWRPRGDSLIFDHQWELEKLTRLEEVERVRHTLLLRERLGIDKVPFCNKTAHDFTKSEKEVCNMVAKATNEPHASPIKLKKSASKDVYEPWEMTDRERELATKCVKLIQGRIPSKEPIVLSDVSPGEDAITEMSTSMISSVMSTSSQELTSPERARLQELQDSMMAGESASQVNSMAPAPLGSSSPLKESLVLYVPEVEEIRISPVIARKGYLNILEHKTNGWKKRWVAVRRPYVFIFREEKDPVERALINLATAQVEYSEDQLAMVKVPNTFSVVTKHRGYLLQTLGDKEVYDWLYAINPLLAGQIRSKLARKGPGSNIAPITLAPPPESQTQAK; encoded by the exons ATGTCGTCGGTGAAGGTGGCGGTGCGGGTGCGGCCCTTCAATAACCGTGAATTATCCCGAGAAGCTCAATGCATCATCGATATGGTCGGCAATACGACGT CCATTATAAATCCGAAGGCACCACCCGGTACCAAAGATGCTATCAAAAGCTTCAATTACGATTACTCCTATTTTTCTATGGAC CCGAACGATGAAAACTACTCGTCACAAATAATGGTATATAAGGATATTGGAGAGGAGATGTTGCAGCATGCATTCGAGG GATACAACGTGTGTATCTTTGCTTATGGTCAAACTGGCGCGGGAAAATCCTACACGATGATGGGGAAGCAAGAAGAGGGCCAGGAAGGAATTATTCCACAAATATGTGACGATCTGTTCAGAAAAATCAGCAGAAATTCAAGTGATCACCTCAAATACTCCGTTGAAGTGAGCTACATGGAAATATATTGCGAACGAGTGCGTGACTTGCTTAATCCTAAAAACAAAGGAAATTTACGTGTCAGAGAACATCCACTCTTGGGTCCTTATGTTGAAGATTTATCTAAGTTAGCAGTGATGTCTTATCAAGATATTCATGACCTTATTGACGAAGGCAATAAAGCCAG AACCGTTGCGGCAACAAACATGAACGAAACATCCAGCAGATCCCACGCAGTgttcacaatattttttacacaacaaAGACACGATAGTACAACAGATTTAATCACAGAGAAAGTCAGCAAAATTTCACTGGTTGACTTGGCTGGCTCTGAAAGAGCAGATTCTACCGGTGCAAAAGGCACAAGGCTCAAAGAAGGTGCCAATATCAATAAAAGTTTGACTACTCTGGGAAAAGTTATCAGTGCATTAGCTGAAATT gcaacgaagaagaagaagaaagcaGACTTTATTCCATACAGAGATTCGGTTTTGACATGGTTACTCCGTGAAAATCTTGGTGGAAATTCTAAGACCGCTATGATTGCAGCTGTTAGCCCAGCCGACATTAATTACGATGAAACTCTTTCCACATTGAG ATATGCAGACAGAGCAAAACAGATTGTCTGCAAAGCTGTTGTCAATGAGGATGCTAATGCTAAGCTTATTAgagaattgaaagaagaaattcaGAAGCTGCGAGAGCTTCTGAAACAGGAGGGCATCGACGTACAAGAAG GAGATGAACCACAAACGATGAAAACTTCTAAAAGAGAGGACGATATTAAAGAAACAAGACAACGAGTGCCATCACATCCCGCATCTGCCATTGCCGAAGAGGCTGTTGACCAGCTACAAGCTAGTGAGAAACTTATAGCTG AATTGAATGAGACTTGGGAggataaattgaaaagaacAGAATCAATACGTCTACAAAGAGAAGCTGTGTTTGCTGAAATGGGTGTAGCCGTAAAAGAAGATGGCATGACCGTTGGTgtattttcaccaaaaaagaCACCGCATTTAGTAAATCTCAATGAAGATCCATTCATGTCCGAGTGTCTCATTTACTACATTAAAGATGGCTTCACAAGAATTGGTTCTGCCGAAGCAAATATCCCACAGGATATACAACTTTGTGGACCACATATTTTGAGTGAACATTGTGTATTTGAGAATCACGAGGGTATTATCACATTGATGCCAAAGAAAGGAGCACTAATATACGTCAATGGCCGCGAGATCACAGAGCCAATCGTTCTCAAAACTGGATCTCGAGTAATCTTGGGCAAGAATCACGTGTTTAGATTCAACCACCCTGATCAag TGCGGGAGCGGCGTGAGAAAAGTTCACCAGCTGAAACACCCGGCAATGGTGAAACTGTGGATTGGAATTTCGCACAGATTGAACTGCTTGAGAAACAAGGTATTGACTTGAAAGCTGAGATGGAAAAGAGACTATTAGTCCTTGAGGAACAATTCCGCaaggagaaagaagaagcagaTCAGCTCTTTGAGGAACAAAGGAAG AATTACGAGGCTCGAATTGATGCTCTACAAAAGCAGGTTGAAGAGCAGAGCATGACAATGTCTATGTACAGTAGTTACACACCAGAAGATTTCAATAACATTGAAGAAGATATCTTTG AGAGCAACTGGAGTGAGCGCGAATTCCAGCTAGCAGCATGGGCATTTCGCAAATGGAAATATCATCAGTTTACCAGTCTTCGAGATGACTTGTGGGGTAACGCAATTTTCCTCAAGGAAGCTAACGCCATTTCCGTAGAACTTAAGAAAAAG GTTCAGTTTCAGTTCACACTTCTGACAGACACATTATATTCACCATTACCAGTTGACTTGTTACCAGCTATAGAGGATGAAGATGATGATGAGAGGCCTTTTCCTCGTACTATCGTGGCTGTTGAGGTCCAAGACACGAAAAATGGTGCTACACATTACTGGACTCTTGATAAGCTAAG GCAAAGGCTGGAATTAATGCGAGAAATGTATCACAACGAAGCTGAGTTGTCGCCAACTTCGCCAGACTATAACATTGAAACCATTACCGGTGGTGATCCCTTCTATGATAGATTCCCATGGTTCCGGATGGTTGGAAG ATCCTTCATATACTTGAGCAATCTTATGTACCCTGTACCACTTATTCACAAAGTTGctattgtaaatgaaaaaggaGATGTAAAGGGATACTTAAGAGTTGCTGTTCAAGCTGTTATCG AAGAGGAAAACAGCGAATATTCAAGTGGTGTCAGACAGTCTGCTCGTATATCATTTGAAGATGATCTCTTTGGTAACCACAGATATAACAAACGAAATACCCTTCTCACACAAACTCTTGAAAAGAATCAGCAAAACCTTTTACAAGAAGAACGTGTGGTCGAAGGATCAACCGATGTGAAAGATTCTAAGGAGGGTAAGGATGACGAAGAAGTCGGCGATGCTGATAGTGGAAGAGGTGATAGTTCCGTATCTAGTGATATGAAAGAGGAAGAATTGCCGGACCATCTCCAAGCTGGAGTTGAATTTACCTTTAGAGTGACGGTACTCCAAGCAATGGGAATTTCTACAGAATATGCAGACATTTTCTGTCAATTCAA CTTTTTGCATAGACATGACGAAGCTTTCTCAACTGAACCTGTTAAAAATGCTGGTAAAGGAAATCCACCGTTAGGATTCTATCATGTACAGAAC ATAACAGTGACAGTCACCAAATCTTTCTTGGAATATCTGAAAACCCAACCTATTGTATTCGAAGTATTTGGTCATTATCAACAGCATCCATTACACAAAGATGCCAAATTGGAATA CAGTGCTAGGCAGCCACCAAAAAGGATGCTCCCACCATCTATTCCCATCAGTCAACCAGTTCGTTCGCCAAAGTTTGGCAGCGTATTACCGTCACCTAGCACATCGCATGTTCATGCCAAATATGATGTTCTAGTGTGGTTCGAAATTTGTGAACTTGCCCCTAATGGAGAATACGTACCGTCAGTAGTTGACCATAGCGATGATTTACCTTGCCGCGgattatttttacttcatcAAGGAATCCAACGTCGTATTCGTATTACGATTGTTCACGAACATGCATCTGAACTTCGATGGAAAGATGTGAGAGAACTTGTCGTAGGACGTATTCGCAACACACCTGAACCCGAAGAAGAGGATAATGATTCTTCAGTATTATCTCTTGGTCTCTTCCCTGGAGAATATTTGGAAATTCCGGGAGATGATAGATGCATGTTTAGATTTGAGGCTGCCTGGGACAGCTCTTTGCACAATTCAGCATTATTAAACAGAGTAACATCCTACGGAGAACAAATATTTATGACCATTTCGGCTTACTTAGAA CTTGAAAACTGTGGCAGACCAGCTATTATAACGAAGGATCTCAGTATGATCATCTACGGACGGGATGCAAGAGTCGGCCCACGATCTCTGAAGCATTTGTTTAGTGGTCACTATCGGAATCAAGAAGCTAACAGGCTCAGTGGTGTCTACGAGTTGGTTTTACGACGTGCATCTGAAGCAG GAGTACAAAGACGACAACGTAGAGTACTAGATACAAGTTCTACTTACGTTAGGGGTGAAGAAAACCTCCATGGATGGAGACCACGTGGTGATAGCTTGATTTTTGATCATCAATGGGAACTGGAAAAGCTTACTAGACTTGAAGAAGTAGAACGAGTTCGGCACACACTTTTACTCAGAGAAAGACTTGGAATTGATAAAGTtccattttgcaataaaaCGGCACATGATTTTACcaaaagtgaaaaa GAGGTCTGCAATATGGTGGCAAAAGCCACTAATGAACCACATGCTAGCCcaataaaactcaaaaaatcTGCAAGCAAGGATGTCTATGAGCCTTGGGAAATGACAGACCGAGAGCGAGAACTTGCTACTAAATGTGTAAAGTTAATACAGGGAAGAATTCCCAGCAAAGAGCCAATCGTTTTGTCAGATGTTTCACCTGGCGAGGATGCCATAACTGAGATGTCTACATCCATGATTTCATCGGTCATGTCTACATCATCACAAGA GTTGACTTCTCCTGAGCGTGCTCGGCTCCAGGAACTCCAGGATAGTATGATGGCTGGGGAATCTGCTAGTCAAGTAAACAGTATGGCTCCAGCACCCCTTGGTTCTTCGTCACCATTGAAAGAAAGTTTAGTTCTATATGTACCAGAGGTCGAAGAAATTCGCATCAGCCCTGTTATTGCAAGAAAAGGATATTTGAATATCTTGGAACATAAAACTAATGGCTGGAAGAAACGATGGGTG GCTGTCCGTAGGCCTTATGTTTTTATCTTCAGAGAGGAAAAAGATCCGGTTGAAAGAGCATTAATCAATCTTGCTACTGCACAAGTCGAATATTCTGAGGACCAATTAGCAATGGTCAAAGTACCCAACACATTCAG TGTGGTAACTAAACACCGAGGTTACCTTCTCCAAACACTTGGTGATAAAGAAGTCTACGATTGGCTTTATGCTATCAATCCTTTACTTGCTGGACAAATTAG GTCAAAACTGGCACGCAAAGGTCCTGGTTCCAATATCGCTCCTATTACGCTAGCCCCACCTCCAGAATCTCAGACGCAAGCTAagtga